DNA sequence from the Armigeres subalbatus isolate Guangzhou_Male chromosome 1, GZ_Asu_2, whole genome shotgun sequence genome:
CGCATAACGCCGTCACCTTAATCGCGCTCGCCCTCGCTCTCGTCGTCGCCTCGTTGTCTGTGTTCGCGATGAGCGAGCGTGGGAGGAGGCAAACAAGGTCGGTTCGGTTCCCGGCTGATCGCTCGTTCGCTCGCGTTGTGTTTATCAGACCGCGAAGGCTACGGCGCGGTTCAGAATTTAATGATGTATGAAGTCAAGACCCGGAGGTGAGATTTTCTCACGCCTTTAATTGATCGCACTCCGGTGGGGTAGAATCGGTTTTGGGAGCCGTTTGAGCGCGATGTGACCGCAACTTTCAATTTCGTCATGGCTGTTCGAAATTACATAAGGGAGCATCGGGAAAAGCCTGGCTCACCGAACTCCATTAAGGACAGAGCATTTCTTTGCTCAGACGTTCGTCTGCAAATTGCAAagtttgtttcgatttggttcaTTTTCATTTGGTATGCTGGCAGGATGGCCTGCTATGATCGGTAGGAGCATTGGCAGGAGAGGTAAACAAAAGCAAGTCGTCCAAACATGCAAATCGCACCGAGAAGCGAGCgaattggaaattaaaaagTTCAAACGGTCAGAAGTCGGCCGCTAATGAACCTGAAGTAGACAACCATACGATAGACAGAAAGACAAAGAGAAGCAAATGCGAACATCTTTTCCAGTCTGCGCAGTCTAGTTCGCGTGAAGCTTTTTGTTTGTATTCGCCAACGACTAACGAGGCAGTATCAACTAATTTGCGTGCACTCCTCCTACCATAGCGTTCTACCTTACACAGAGTTATCTAAATTTATCCTTTTCTGAATTAATAGACAACAGTTTTGATTCAAAATCCGAACACTTGTTATCATATGCagatttttccaaaatgttCTAAAATGGCTTTTTCCCAAAATATGGATAATTCTGGACATGTCATGTTGTAAAAATGACGAGATGTTCAGTTTGAAGTCATTAGAACTGTGTAATAACGAAAATTGAGGAAATTATCTAATTTGGTACGTTGAAGGTTTCACTTTTTTCAACGCAGTAGATGCTTCAAAATATGACTACCAAAACGATGTAGGATTGATGAAGAAAAGGGACTCGTTTTTAACATAAAATAGTACACATATTTTACCATGAAACACCTCTCATTCGACACTttcaaaaacatttcaaaatactGGAGTCCAATCACAACTAGCACAGATCTTGTACGTGAGACCATCATTTCCACAACAAAATACATACTGGATGCCCCTTGTGTTCACCTACTCACTGTGATTATTTTAAGTCATCGGAAAAAAGGCAAAGTCAAAGagtatttcatttcaaaattgtaTTATTATCTTACATACTAAGTACAATTTTTTCGaataattatttcaagaaacCATTCAGTATGGTCTCTGCTGATACTGCCAGTTTCCTCCGCCACCGCGCTGCATTCCACCTTGGTAGCCACCGCCACCATAACCAGAATTATCATAACTACCGTAGCCTCCATACCCACCTCCAAATCCTCCTCCAAAGCCGCCCTGGTTGTATCCGCCGCCGAATTCTTGTCCATTACCCCAACCTTGTCTGGAACCGCCAAAGTTGCCTCCATGACCTCCTCGCATCGGTCCACCCATATTATTCTGCTTGGATACCGCTCGTTTCACGTCCACTTCCTTACCTCCCAGCATCTGCTTGGGCGTTTTCAACAGCTCCCTCACCACTGCTTCCGAATCATACGTAATGAAGCAGAAACCCTTCCTCTGGTTTCTTGTCTTATCGAAGGGTATCTCCACTTCCACCACCGTTCCGAACTGGTCGAAGAACGATTTCACTTCCTCATCGCTGGTTTCCGGACTCAAGCCACCGACAAAAATCTTACCCTGCTTGGCTTTGGCCTTTTTCGCGTCAACTTTCTTACCATTAATGGTGTGGTCTTCCGACGCCAGAAGCTTATCGAGCGAATCGCCACTGACGAAAATGATGAACGCAAAGCCACGTGGACGGCCCGTCTGCGAGTCGGTCTTGATGTTGACACTTTCGATTTCGCCAAACTGCCCGAAGTAAGTGCGCAGATCTTCTTCGGTGGTTTCCATACTTAGGCCACCAACAAAAATTTTCCTGTCATCGTTGGGGGTAAAATTGCCGTTGGTGGGTCCATCCTCGTGGTTCACAATTTGACTTTGTTCTGCCATTTCTGTTCGAGACAATTCAAAAGATATAAAATATTAACGAATATGTACAGTACAACTGATTACACTTTGTGAACTCTGTCAATCTGGAGCTGATGAGGGGATTTTATTCGAGATTCGTAGGTACATTCTAGTATTGAGCTGGTACAATCATGCTTGAGGTCGGAGGTaaaccaacaaaacaaagttGAGAAAAAGTACCTGGTCACTTTGCGATGTATTCGAAGGGCTGCGAACAGTCCAAGGGTTGTTatttagtttatttttatttcactcATTTGAATTAAATCTTGTTGCTTTCATATACATAATTTAATGTATATCACTGAAGTTCCAATGAACCTGACAAACTTTATACGACTTCAATTCAAAAGTAAACATTGGTCATGtggtttaattttttaattttattattttgatagcAATATATGAAAAACAATGTGAAgtatattcgaccaaatgtttagaattttctatttttttaatggttgaaaatttatcgaaaaATGAAATACTTTTAAATCAAACCAATTATGATTCTTCGTAGCTACGTAGCTACAAGCAACATTCAGCTAATGTCAGCCATGCTCTATTTATAGCAAGGAGTGGAAAGTTGGTTAGAGTAAAGGGTTTTGATTTCAGTGGGTCTTGTACCATCCTGCCTATAATTGCAAATCAGAATAGTCTTTgttgtagggttactgctcctggacttcatctcatagctccgatattggtctcacgaaaaacaaagctatgaaaaggtatttggtttgtttattatttttgtgattttttcagcagtgagcacgcatgttagcaaaaagaagcgacgaacttggtgccgtatttctttgtttcgcgattagatgaatatatgttcaatgagatggaaaatggaacagttcccctatttcctTTTCTTTTGGAGCAAATATACGATTGTGGGCAGTGTCATTGCTCAGCCCACACTACTTGGGTTACCTTCCTAGTTTTCTGGCTCTAGATTTTCGTTTACcctaaagacactataaacaaagacaGGAAAtgttcctattggaatttcaaATTTAGTGTCATTCCCTAGGGTCATTCCCATAGGGGTAAAGAAGAGCGCCAGCTGTGATCGAGAGAATAAGCAGAATCATGGAAATTTCACACAGTGTGGAATAGGAAATGAAGAATATTTTtgcaataaaacaaaaaaaagatgttcttcaaaaaaaaatctaacccGTCAAGGGTTAGAATTATAAAAGCccacaaaatagacatgatatatttttatatatattttttgaacTTTAATTCTCATTTCCTATATCATGCCTTGTCAAATTTCCttgattctactttttcacgAGATTTTTCCAAGTAGCAGCACTGAGGCCTTCATCATCGCCCCCATCGAACAAAACTCAAAGACCTgtcattcaaaaataaaataaaactgcgTGTCATTTTGTAAGGGCCCAACTTTAGCTAATAAACatgttttaattattattttgataCTATTCGACTGCTTCAGGGAAATAAACCGCAACAATCTTGGAATTTTGGCAGTGGATTGGCTATCTGATTTGCACCCGATACAAATTCAGTGTTCTTGTGTTATGAAAATCTTGATCCAGCCTTTCAAGCTGGCCATAATGGCTGCTATAAACAGTTTTGACAGTATCTGTTTCCGACGTTGAATCCATTTCTACGCGTGTTTGGACACCAAACGTCGTTTAGCAAAACATTCCACATAAATACATCAAAATGGtaaagaaacaaagcaattcagACAAGCAACAGATTGGATTATATTtaatgtattttcatattttttaaactttttaaacCTTTGCTGTGATGCGTTCAAACGTGTGGATATCCAAATTCGTGGCGTTCAAGACCTGAAAAATGCGAGCACCTGACTTTTGCCTCACTTACAGTAACAGCGGGAACTGGACGTCATGGCGCTGCACAGTGGGAATAAAGGGCCGAtacccacgtagcgtcttttcaacgctgcgtgcacacggtgttaaaaggacgcatgtgtgcagcgggaaaaagcggtaacgcagagTCGCCGCACCGATACACACCTGCgatttttcaacgccacgtgcacgcagcattgaaaaaacgctacgtgggcatcgaccCAAAAGGGCCCGTAACCGTACTTATTTAGATGCCgcttttcaagaggtccgggAAAGACCCATTCTTATGTAAACAAAATCAGAGGAATctattggagaaattttcactgCAGACAAACCTCGGAAAGGGTATATTACTCAAGTGTTGGGAAGAATATTGGTGAAATGGATTGCATTGAATTTTGTAATTGAAAGAACTTAAAGTTAGCCTATATTGCCCGATTCTCCCCTAAACTCATAACTCAGTTAATAAAAGTTGCTGGAAAGTAATTTCCAATTACAAATCTATTCAAGATACCATTAGAATAACTCTGTCTGCATGTTGGAATTTCGGAATTCAAGATGGCCACTTCCGGTTTGTTAAAACGACCTATGCCATATGGGTACTGCCAGTATGCGCTCGATGAGCAGAAGCCGGAAAACTAtatttggcgccattttggaaTACAATATGGCGGCCTTTCAATTTGATAAAACGACCAGAAACCCTTTCAATACCAACGGCCGATAACcattcaaagaattcctccgtgagtttccccaaaaatttctctgggagtcctCCCGAGTATTCCTCAaacaaattccaaaggaatccctgCGGaagtttttaaggaattcctccggaagctcttcaaaggaattcctctggaacagtaccccttcaaacttttgcattaattgaggtaccccctattttttgcagtaaatgaaaataagcgtagatAAGATATATGAAGAAGGACCGTAAAAACTAACAAGATATGTGGCGCTCCATGAAGCTGGCTGAGGTTTTCATTATTCAGTgaaaaattccaattcaaaGCACATTTAtgcatcaagcttcctacaggactttTTTGTCAATTGGAGCCTTTCGAatctcttgaagggaggtttccgagcatctAAAAACGAGGCttcagagcttcttgaaaggcggctttttAGCCTGTCCaagagaagcttccgagcctttttaagAGAGGCTTCTACACCGCTCAAAGGACGGCTTTCGAGTCTTTGAATCCTATCagttccagagcctcttgatatgaggcttccgagcatcttgaagggtGGCTTCAGAGCCCATTGGAAGCGGCTTTCAAGCCACTTGGAAGTACGCTTCCAATGTTCTTAGAAGATCTATTTCGCACCTTTTGAAGGGaaacttacgagcctcttgaagcgaggcttacgagcttcttgaaaggagactttcgaacctcttgaaggaggtttccgaatctcttgaaaggcggctttcgagcaATCTTAAAATGAAGTTTccgagtttttttttgaaagtatgcttccaagccttttgaaagaaggatttcGAGGCTCTTCAAGGGAggcttcttgaagggaggtttcTGTGCCTCTTAAAGGGGATCCCAACCATCTTGATAGGAAGCTTCCGATCTTTTTGAAGATAGGCTACCGAGCAtcttaaagggaggcttcagagcctcttgaaagcggctttcgagccactcaaaaggaggcttctgagcatcttgaaagtacgcttccaagcctcttgtaagaagaATTTCTCTACatctcttggaaggaagcttccgtgcctcttgaagaaattcttccgagacTCTCGAAAGAAGGCATCCGTGTCTCTCGAAGTGAGGCTTCCTAGCATCTCAAAGGAAAGCCTCTTAAGATGTGGTTTTCGAGTCATTTATAATGATACTTCTGAGCTTCTGAGGcttttaaaagtatgcttccaagcctctagaaTCCTCCGaccatcttgaaaggagcctaccaagcctcttgaaagtaggctaccGCACcttaaaaaaggcttccgagctacttgaaatgaggcttctgagccacacGAAAGAAGCCGAGCCACCTAAAGagaagctttcaagcctcttgaaataggtatatataatatataaaataaCTCAAAAATGGGTGTTTTATTAGCTTTTTGTAgggaggcttacgagcttctTGGAGGAGGTTTTCGaatctcttgaaggaggcttcgagctgcttggacggaggcttccgaaaagcgtagaaggatgcttacaattctcttgcaacgaagcaactgagcttttcggaaaaatagccttcatgcctctcacATGGAGGTTTCCGTACCTTCAGACttaagattttagttcagaagcatgttgttaacatattattcaatgaTATGgataatatcatcttccaaactgtgacgtacatgttcatgatagaattagagccgaaagtatggaattgatagttccgttagaatACGggaggcatgaagaatgtttttatagaagttgatttgaaagcgagcggagggcaatatttgtgatgttATATATCTCACgatcttccttctgccaaacccCGTATGAAAGGggaaggaagaatatcagtatgGAAgatgatatatctccactgccaaaaggaaggtggtttgatttgctcatatgccatcacGTGCGGAAGGGTTTTCCTATCGACAAGTACTGTctctaaatttctaatatgacatcagcatccaGCCGAATAGgattccgcacgcgatggcatatgaacatcctattcgactagatgctaATAGCATATTAGAAATTATGGCATGATTATGAATTCATTGgaacaacttccgaaggaattcctttgtagaacttcccgagaaattcttttgaggaacttccggagtaatttctttgaggaacttccggaggaattcatttgaagaacttccggacgaattcttttgtagaacttccggaggaattctttcgaggtgcttctggaggaattcttttgcAGAGCTTCAGGAGGAACATTTTTGTGAAACTTCTTGAGCAATTCCTCTGAGgtacttccggagtaattcctttgaggaacttacggaggaattcatttcaggaacttccggaggaattcttttagtgaacttccgaatgaattcttttGTAGATCTTCCAGAGAAGTTCCTTTAAAGAATCTCCAGAATAATTCCTTCCacaagaattcttgaaggaacttccagaggaattcctggagaaacttccgaagaaatgggaaagggtcatttggccaaaagccatttggctgaatgccactaggccgaaacccatctggccgaaagtcattcggccgaacgggtcatttggccgaaagggtcgttggtcgaaagggtcgttttgttgaaagggtcatttggccgaaagggtcatttggccgaaagggtcattaggccgaaaaggtcataagACTGAAAGGGTGATTAGGCCgagaaggtcatttggctgaaaggttcgtgtgggcgaaagggtcattcgaccgaatagatcattaggccaaataggtcatttggacgaataggtcatttgaaaagttagaaattaggaatgaaaagaaagacgtctcacttctcactcttcatttatcacttctcgctgtaaaaagtgaggagtgtgaagtgagtagtgagacgtcccaaTACTCACCTCGcgtttctcatttttttacagtgagaattgagaaatgatgaatgagaattcccgagcaacacacaagTCTCATAGAAGTTTATGTGACTTATATACAACCAAaacaagtcacatatgagttgctgtGACCAAATCGAACTGAATTGTGTTACTTTggttgagacgtctctcttcttactcctgaTTTCTAACTTTTTTTATAGTgagatgaaggcaaatctgcatacagacacatGAAATTATCGCTCAGGTAGTGGGGTTGGCGTGGAAGGCAGAAGGCCagcccgccggacccactaaacccacccaagcaacagaaggttacttgagttaacctctctactaataccctggttcccccaggaactgcctcccagcattacttctgggggataggcagtacttaatgtactcgctcattcacacTCACACAGGTACTCATCCCGTAAaagtcttacttgggtgctctctctctaacactctttctgacgcaccatatgagtcttacttggatgctcaccactgacataccatgtgagtctaacttgagtgctcaccctttacgcaccatgtgagactaacttggatgctcaccctaccacctgattcacgctctagcacacaaatctgagccttatttgggtgctcactctagcacactctgccactcctcctgacacacgCTCTGACACACCATGTAGAACTAACTTAgattctcacttctgacatgccatgcgagtctgacttgggtgctcgcccttaacataccatgtgagtctgacttgggtgctcacctctAACAAGCCACGCGAGTCTGACTTAGATGCTCACTCTACTCatctctgccatgcctcgaggtgtcgatagcgataggtaccaacagttctacgctacgaccctcctacctcggcatatgcagtccatactaacacctatgcggtcactcttctgccatgcctcgtggtggctactgcggttgccacccgctgcaacactcttacctcgacatgtgcaaacccctcattcacttccccgcgCTCAGCCTTCTTTGGCTCTAattaaccaatcacaagttagtcatgcttgtcgactgctgctcggcgcgccagattctctgcaagctgcaggcaatctgagtggttgcagtcgaaactgcgttccacttctctaCCGCTTGGctcatcctctggataagggtaaccggggttgtgtcccgaccgcaaTTTCTAacatagctcttctttcgacgtcgaaacgaggacatacgaacagtatgtgctctgcagtttcgtcaaaacctgggcagtcagggcagacggggctctccgcgtgcccaaacctgtggaggtactgccggaagcagccatggcctgacaggaattgtgtcagatggaagtgaacttccccatgggatctctccacccagctcgatatgttaggtatcagccgatgggtccacctacctttagaagagttatcccactcacgctgccatctggcaaccgaagtcaccctgatgcgttcgcgggctcctctggtgccacgtagctcgaaacactcctcgtcttcccggatgaccagcccgactggcatcatgttcgcaatcacgcaggctgtatcgtgcggtaggcatatcactctgagacacatcaagcggtgcATGCACTCCAGCTCCCGCATGTAACTGGTTACCCACAGAGCTAGGAATAGatagatacggcaacgcctgccagtagcctacttctactggcacacaccttggaactgttggactgttggacatcatcctcggtAATGCCGCAACAGCATTCGAAGCCCTTTTGCACgcgtagtcgacatggctggcaaaggtcagcttgtcgtctattacgaccccaaggagcttcaaactccgctttcacccacgtgaatcactgcatgttgaaccgacttgcggttgttgacgataaccacctccgtcttatgctGATCGAGCtgcaggcctctagcgctcatccaatcctcccctgtgctgatcgcgtgtgctgcggtcagttctacctcggaaattgactccccgtagacctccaaggttacgtcatctTCGAAACCGACGATCTTAACACTAGGAGGAagctttagcttcagaaccccgtcatacataaggttccatagtaccgggccctgggggcagcagggacagcagggacagcatggaccatgtccaagggcttgacgacccctccccagctgtctgtgagtcagggagaactgcctagggcgtggtgggatttagcagtgggctctgctaaaatccctcccaaaaaaccacaagtgcccgtaagcagactctatcaaagcgactgtgcacaagcccagggagtgccaattggcatggggagtgtccctactccggtagggtagcgcgtgagctgcttcggcagggagtgagtgatctgtttgtgctgaggcaggagtgtcatagcgcgtcaccgctattgtcacctcgaagcgcagcagaagtctgagtatggactgcacatgctaaggtaagagtgtcgtagcgtagtatcgttgattggtccctacataccgctatcgacacctcgaggcatggcagtggagtgttagagtgagttgtggagtgtccctacttcggtagggtagcgcgtgagctgcttcggcagggagtgagtgatctggttgtgctgaggcaggagtgtcatagcgtgtcgccgctattgtcacctcgaagcgcagcagaagtctgagtatggactgcacatgctgaggtaggagtcgaggtacccatcgacacctcgaggcattgcagtggagtgttagagtgagcacccgaaaagggtcacatggagcgaatggtctttggagaagctgcttcggcggcagggtagcagtgggttgtacccacacacctacagttgtgcacatgtggtgcatggggagtgtccctgcttcggcagggtagcgtgtggtctgcttcggcagtggtgtgattgatctgctcgtgctgaggcaggagtgtcgtagcgtaatatctgtaggcccaggcagttaccgctattgacacctcgaagcgcagcagaagtctgagtatggactgcacatgctgaggtaggagtcgaggtacctgTCGACActtcgaggcatggcagtggagtgtaagagtgagcacccgaaaaagggtcacatggagcgaatggtctttggagaagctgcttcggcggcagggtagcagtgggttgtacccacacacctacagttgtgcacatgttgtgcatggggagtgtccctgcttcggcagggtagcgtgtggtctgcttcggcagtggtgtgattgatctgctcgtgctgaggcaggagtgtcgtagcgtaatatctgtaggcccaggcagttaccgctattgacacctcgaggcatggcagcggagcgcccgggagagcatccaagtaagactcaaatggagtgaatggtgtgcgagcacccaagtcattctcgcgtgggacgagtgcctgtgtgagcgataatgagcgagtacgcttagtactgccgtccccccagaagtagtactgcgaggtagttcctgggggaaacgatggtggagcccaagggagtttagtcggtattaccggtatgatcgagtccgacactccagtacacttccgtgtggtagtttggcaactacaatgcacgtgtagcattctcccttgtaaaaaaaaaaaaaaaaaaatagtaccgggcccagtattgaaccttgcggatctcctgcggtaataggtacGCTTCTCTGATCGGCATCGGactcgtataatagtacacggttccGAAAATAGCTTTCCGaaatccggtacaggcccaccgcaccggcaggctaagccggtgtaacgagagcgcgatggcatctcAACTTGCGCTGTTTAATGAGTTCTTCACATCAAGTCACTAAcgtgtcactaacgcacagtatcgaatacctcgccttttctttaggatcgctatctcggcggtcttcaccaccgagttaatagcgtccaacgtggacttacccttgcgaaaaccggggtcagcctgttgaggatgatcctctctagcaacttgcccgtcgtgtctgtaaggcagattggtctatgcgccgatgggtcgcccggcggcttgatttctcacttttcaaatgatctattcggcctcATGACCTTTTCGCCaaattgaccctttcggccaaacgactcttttggcccaattaccctttcggccaaacgaccctttcgaccaaatgactttcgtcataaattaatttgattgttaatgacaatgaagttttttcttgaaatgattccggagatgATACTacttttaatctttattaaatttctaatcccgcccaagaaatcattttcacaaaaatctctgtaatttttaaaattattttcaattccattgcCTACACCTTGCTgtgttaaatttcagtgattctacttctcctctgatgacagcgttcatccaTTTCTCctcagcatatgtttcgaaatggacaaattgatatgaaattttcgaaaaagaatccacgtgtcttggagggactcgaaccctcaacctcctactctctagataggcgtgataacccctacacaacaagaccacttaaaggtcacgtttgcggaaaagccatcagaatccgagtaccaacctccaccgcggttagctctctggggggcatggagtgcgatcctctcgtttaataaacaatgtgcactcgcttggctgtgggtatacaatagtaaagcacatgtggagattggacaaatcaagcatccgaaagatattcaatttgcaaaaaagattcATTGAAATgtcggaatgaatttctggagaaactctcaAAGAAATTGTCGaaagaattctttaaggaattttgTACGGTTTTATCTAAGCGAATTACTAATAAATTCTTAaggaaaattccgaagggattctcattgcttatttgaaatttggaaggaatatctgtagaaatttccaaagaagtttcgaaattaataactgaagtaatttttggaagaatatcCAAAACAATTCATGAAGCTATTTGGTCTCTAATTGGAATtcgtttaaatatttttaagcaatttccaaaaatttcgtgctgaaatttcagaaggaattcctaaagaactaAAATACATATTCCTAAAGGAAGAATACTGGAagaaatttccagtggaaatacttaagaaatatccggaagaaatcctgaagtTTCGAAGAATTACATTTCCAGagcattttttgaaga
Encoded proteins:
- the LOC134208103 gene encoding RNA-binding protein squid-like, with the translated sequence MAEQSQIVNHEDGPTNGNFTPNDDRKIFVGGLSMETTEEDLRTYFGQFGEIESVNIKTDSQTGRPRGFAFIIFVSGDSLDKLLASEDHTINGKKVDAKKAKAKQGKIFVGGLSPETSDEEVKSFFDQFGTVVEVEIPFDKTRNQRKGFCFITYDSEAVVRELLKTPKQMLGGKEVDVKRAVSKQNNMGGPMRGGHGGNFGGSRQGWGNGQEFGGGYNQGGFGGGFGGGYGGYGSYDNSGYGGGGYQGGMQRGGGGNWQYQQRPY